In the Chryseobacterium sp. MYb264 genome, one interval contains:
- a CDS encoding efflux RND transporter periplasmic adaptor subunit has product MKKTLIYIIVAAVLIGLAAYKIAGNKEKQETEVREVAKQVDKINVNVITVARENINTDYSANGTFIPKQESNQSSEISGRIVNVLVKEGSKVGAGQVLATIKKDAIEVDISQAQNNLQNAIIDNQRYENAFKTGGVTKQQVDNSRLQLKNAQAAVKAQGVKINDTSIRAGISGTINKKMVEPGMVVAPGNALFEIVNINSLKLSVLVDESQIGRIQLGQEVAINVNVLPEESFSGRITFIAPKSDASLNFPVEVEVQNRGNLKAGMYATATFKTNHGAETMNMITVPAEAFVNGVSSGQLFVVSNGTAKLIKVQTGKVYGDKVQILSGLNGGEQVITSGQINLDNGSKINIVK; this is encoded by the coding sequence ATGAAAAAAACTTTAATATATATCATCGTAGCGGCTGTACTTATAGGTTTAGCAGCTTACAAGATTGCCGGTAACAAAGAGAAGCAGGAGACAGAAGTAAGAGAAGTTGCCAAGCAGGTAGATAAGATCAATGTAAATGTGATTACAGTTGCAAGAGAAAACATCAATACAGATTACTCGGCCAACGGAACTTTTATCCCGAAACAGGAATCTAATCAGTCCTCTGAAATTTCAGGACGTATCGTAAATGTTTTGGTGAAAGAAGGCTCGAAAGTAGGCGCTGGTCAGGTTTTGGCAACGATAAAAAAAGATGCCATCGAAGTTGATATTTCTCAGGCTCAGAACAATTTGCAAAATGCAATTATAGATAACCAACGTTACGAAAATGCTTTCAAAACGGGAGGTGTTACGAAGCAGCAGGTTGATAATTCAAGATTACAGTTGAAAAATGCTCAGGCGGCAGTAAAAGCTCAGGGAGTTAAAATTAATGATACAAGCATCAGAGCGGGAATCAGCGGTACCATCAATAAAAAAATGGTTGAACCGGGAATGGTGGTTGCTCCGGGAAATGCACTTTTCGAAATCGTAAATATCAATTCGTTAAAACTTTCTGTTTTGGTGGATGAAAGCCAGATCGGAAGAATTCAGTTAGGTCAGGAAGTGGCAATTAATGTTAACGTTTTACCGGAAGAATCTTTCAGCGGAAGAATTACATTTATCGCTCCTAAAAGTGATGCTTCTTTAAATTTCCCGGTTGAGGTTGAAGTTCAGAACAGAGGAAACCTAAAGGCAGGTATGTATGCAACGGCTACATTTAAAACAAACCACGGTGCAGAAACAATGAATATGATTACGGTTCCTGCAGAAGCTTTCGTAAACGGTGTAAGCTCAGGGCAATTATTCGTGGTAAGCAACGGAACGGCTAAATTAATTAAAGTTCAGACCGGAAAAGTATACGGCGATAAAGTTCAGATCTTAAGCGGACTGAACGGTGGCGAACAGGTAATTACCAGCGGACAGATCAACCTTGATAACGGTTCAAAAATCAATATCGTAAAGTAA
- a CDS encoding TolC family protein — MKRKRITAKKLKIGIAAAFMIFGFSSVSAQQQVSLQEAIKQALQNKAEAKKAALQIKKAEYKIDEAKAGALPQVTATTGLTYNPIIQESLLEFGGEKIRAQLGQPWSSTASVQLQQAIFDQRVFTGLKAAKSTREFYVLNAQLTNEQIIENVATAYYQVFVQEENLKTVEASYANTEKTRNVIKSLVDNGLAKAIDLDRTNVQLTNIGSNRQTLINSVQLSKNALKFYMGVPISSDIELEEKTIEPKPELIASTVNLNDRTEIKVLNKNRELLVYNKKATEAYLYPTVNLVANYGWGATGAKFPLTNGIKNGVLWSDYSAIGLNVNIPIFTGGATKAKINQAEIDIQDLDVDLENTQLSLSLDYKNAITNMENALINIESMKDNVDLAERVQKNTQANYQYGLATLTEVLDAENAQTQAKQNYANALLDYKQAEIKLIKAKGELNTLQNP; from the coding sequence ATGAAAAGAAAACGTATAACTGCAAAAAAGCTAAAAATTGGGATAGCTGCAGCATTTATGATTTTCGGTTTTTCATCCGTGTCTGCTCAGCAGCAGGTTTCTCTACAGGAAGCCATAAAACAGGCACTTCAGAATAAAGCAGAAGCCAAAAAAGCTGCTTTACAGATTAAAAAAGCCGAATATAAAATTGATGAAGCGAAAGCTGGGGCATTACCACAGGTAACGGCAACAACTGGCTTAACCTATAACCCAATTATTCAGGAGTCTTTGCTTGAATTTGGAGGAGAGAAGATCAGAGCTCAGTTAGGTCAGCCTTGGAGTTCAACAGCTTCTGTGCAGCTTCAGCAGGCAATTTTTGATCAAAGAGTATTCACCGGGCTTAAGGCAGCGAAATCTACAAGAGAATTTTATGTTCTGAACGCTCAGCTGACCAACGAACAGATCATTGAAAATGTAGCAACCGCTTATTATCAGGTATTTGTTCAGGAAGAAAATCTGAAAACTGTGGAAGCGAGCTATGCTAATACAGAAAAAACGAGAAATGTGATCAAAAGTCTGGTCGATAACGGCCTGGCAAAAGCGATCGATTTAGACAGAACAAATGTTCAGTTAACGAATATCGGCTCCAACAGACAGACCTTGATCAATTCCGTACAGCTTTCAAAAAATGCACTGAAATTTTATATGGGAGTGCCGATCTCTTCGGATATTGAACTGGAAGAAAAAACGATTGAGCCTAAACCGGAGCTGATTGCCAGTACCGTAAACCTTAATGATCGTACCGAAATTAAAGTGCTGAATAAAAACAGAGAGCTTTTGGTGTACAATAAAAAAGCAACAGAGGCATATTTGTATCCGACGGTAAACCTGGTCGCCAATTATGGATGGGGGGCAACGGGAGCAAAGTTTCCTTTAACCAATGGAATTAAGAACGGAGTACTGTGGAGTGATTATTCTGCAATCGGCCTGAATGTGAACATTCCTATTTTCACGGGAGGAGCTACCAAGGCCAAGATTAATCAGGCTGAAATTGATATTCAGGATCTCGATGTAGATCTTGAAAATACGCAGTTAAGCTTAAGTTTAGATTATAAAAATGCCATTACCAATATGGAAAATGCATTGATCAATATTGAAAGCATGAAAGACAATGTAGATTTGGCGGAAAGAGTTCAGAAAAATACACAGGCTAATTATCAGTACGGTTTGGCAACATTAACTGAAGTTTTAGATGCGGAAAATGCACAGACTCAGGCTAAACAGAACTATGCTAACGCTCTATTGGATTATAAGCAGGCTGAAATAAAATTAATCAAAGCGAAAGGAGAACTAAATACTTTACAAAACCCATAA
- a CDS encoding TetR/AcrR family transcriptional regulator → MSNQAKKDQTQELIKETAKNLFFVKGKFDATTQEIADAAGVNRTLINYYFRSRDNLIQIIFDEAQKVEQEKSKVIQNSDLPFKEKMGQFIEHSLSTSLKYPYLETYIVSQINKGNCHKKDIEEDELKKLYKDIKKEMALGNIETMEPIQFVLNMVSLLVFPSAIRPLLMENLMISEKKFDQIIAARKDIILNMLFKN, encoded by the coding sequence ATGTCAAATCAAGCAAAAAAAGACCAAACACAGGAATTAATCAAAGAGACAGCAAAGAATTTATTCTTTGTGAAAGGGAAATTTGATGCTACAACGCAAGAAATTGCTGATGCAGCAGGAGTAAACAGAACCCTGATCAATTATTATTTTCGTTCCAGAGACAATCTGATTCAGATTATTTTTGATGAAGCACAGAAAGTAGAACAGGAAAAATCGAAGGTTATTCAGAACTCTGATCTTCCTTTTAAAGAAAAGATGGGGCAGTTTATTGAGCATAGTTTATCAACCAGCCTTAAATATCCTTATCTGGAAACCTATATTGTTTCACAGATCAATAAAGGAAACTGTCATAAAAAAGATATCGAGGAAGATGAACTGAAAAAATTGTACAAAGACATCAAAAAAGAAATGGCATTAGGGAACATCGAAACAATGGAACCTATCCAGTTCGTATTAAATATGGTTTCTTTATTGGTTTTCCCAAGTGCAATAAGACCATTATTGATGGAAAATTTAATGATTAGTGAAAAGAAATTCGATCAGATCATTGCAGCAAGAAAGGATATTATTTTAAATATGCTTTTTAAAAATTAA
- a CDS encoding DUF7948 domain-containing protein → MRKILFLFAAFCCSHLSSQNKTFKDNEYYFYENKGQIIDQDGKENADVKYLFPSVGLNVQLRSNGFSYDVYETKKTVNPNSSKFRKDQSIDAKTYHYDEFNYENQFHRIDIELLNSNKKAAIIAEGKSSDYSNYYNLPNNPKGVTNVHRFQKVLYKNIYPNIDIVFFKPKDTLKPIEYNFIINPGGKISDIKMKFNGAPTSIKDNKLLMKVRFGEMYENIPNSWISGNKKENIEISFKDLGDQTFGFNSPINTSNKTIVIDPVPTRVWGSHVGGTGDDYGRIRTDLQNKGYLIGSTTSYNNFASSGTYQQNVAGGIDAFLIKITKDGQKLWGTYYGFGMTDYFMDADFDADFNIYAGGVVQRAAFNENIVLVKFNSNGSLIFQKEFVSNRQDKLYTVSYNQNQVFIGGEAFSTDFPTVNAMQPTKSTPSGYTDGILAAINATTGNTDWATYVGQSDGSTSIFQIMSSVDNLEILAATQSSNIPMVNAFQPIKAGGTDGLYIRLSKSGNNILKSSYFGNSGYEVVFKGRIVNDILVLPGKYSTTDVPVGQPGIWRVNLTNNTITKSYFNFIGDPQLLAYPDKYGNVFFTGLHSNGLGLPDISTPGAYMGMPATYISTFMIKYNQSDSKEWGTYYTGNGATQQGEVITDNEDAIYLTGMSGGNTSGIATPGTFQQMPGGGNDMFVAKFRDCTASATVTSNSPVCINSTLQLNASGGTTYQWTGPNGFTSNLQNPTIPNATAAHSGTYTCQVTGSGACDGSFTVNVTVGDNIAPIPDIATLVDITGDCHTTITNIPTATDNCAGVITASTSDPLSYSLPGNYIIHWTYNDGNGNTFTQNQNVIISSPALPTSTNLQQGFCATNLPKVSDIQITGQNITWYNAGGSILAPSTPLVTGTYYASQTINGCESDKVEFQITVNSTPRPSANSMQDFCESAHPKISNLIVTGTDLKFYDAAGNLLPLSTLLANGQMYYVTQTLNGCESAKFSIAVTLSLNNVPANNYSETFCNNSVANTMVINLTSFENNIIANPGNYVFTYTDNLGNPIGNPSNYALNIGLNIINVKVATPDGCFKIAQLNLTVNPKPNITLPEKLDFCEGKNITLDAGAGFTSYLWNTGATAQTITISTPGTYTVTVKNSFGCESTATVVVSYSVLAQIVSVNISNNSATVILSATGSYEYSLDNLIWQDSNIFSNLSMGEYTVFVRTKGGCIIGQKPFSIFNIPNAITPNGDGINDLWKINGLENYPGTEVSLYDRTGIAIFKEVIKNKKPFEWEAKLSGRPLPTGSYWYTIKVSDGRIYSGWLLIKNRE, encoded by the coding sequence ATGCGAAAAATATTATTTCTGTTCGCAGCTTTTTGCTGTAGTCATTTGTCTTCACAGAATAAAACATTCAAAGACAATGAATATTATTTCTATGAAAACAAAGGGCAAATCATTGATCAGGACGGAAAAGAAAATGCAGATGTAAAATATCTCTTCCCCTCTGTGGGATTAAATGTACAACTGCGATCTAATGGATTTTCTTATGATGTATATGAAACAAAAAAAACAGTAAATCCCAATTCCTCAAAATTCAGAAAAGACCAATCTATTGATGCAAAAACGTATCATTATGATGAATTTAATTATGAAAATCAGTTTCATAGAATTGATATTGAATTATTAAATTCAAATAAAAAAGCAGCAATTATTGCAGAAGGAAAATCTTCCGATTATTCTAATTATTACAACCTTCCGAACAATCCAAAAGGAGTAACGAATGTTCATCGTTTTCAAAAAGTTTTGTATAAAAATATTTATCCGAATATTGACATTGTATTTTTTAAACCAAAAGATACTTTAAAACCCATTGAATATAATTTCATCATTAATCCCGGTGGAAAAATTTCAGATATTAAGATGAAATTCAACGGTGCTCCAACTTCTATTAAAGACAATAAGCTTTTGATGAAAGTTCGTTTTGGAGAAATGTATGAAAACATCCCGAACAGCTGGATTTCAGGCAATAAAAAAGAAAATATTGAAATTTCTTTTAAGGATCTGGGAGATCAGACTTTTGGTTTTAATTCACCTATAAATACTTCCAATAAGACGATTGTTATTGACCCTGTTCCTACAAGAGTCTGGGGAAGTCATGTGGGCGGGACAGGTGATGATTACGGAAGAATAAGAACTGATCTTCAAAATAAAGGCTATCTCATCGGATCTACAACGAGTTATAATAATTTTGCCAGCTCAGGCACATATCAACAAAATGTTGCCGGAGGGATAGATGCTTTTCTGATAAAAATAACTAAAGACGGGCAAAAACTTTGGGGAACTTATTATGGCTTCGGAATGACAGACTATTTTATGGATGCCGATTTTGATGCCGATTTTAATATTTATGCAGGAGGTGTAGTTCAAAGGGCTGCCTTTAATGAAAATATTGTTTTAGTGAAGTTTAACAGTAATGGAAGTTTAATTTTTCAAAAAGAATTTGTTTCAAACAGACAAGATAAGCTTTATACAGTTTCTTATAATCAGAATCAGGTATTTATTGGCGGAGAAGCTTTCAGTACAGATTTTCCCACAGTAAATGCAATGCAACCAACAAAATCTACTCCCTCTGGTTATACTGATGGTATTTTGGCAGCTATCAACGCGACAACAGGGAATACAGATTGGGCAACCTATGTTGGGCAAAGTGATGGCTCAACTTCTATTTTTCAAATCATGTCTTCCGTGGATAATCTTGAAATACTAGCGGCGACGCAATCTTCAAATATCCCTATGGTCAATGCTTTTCAACCTATAAAAGCAGGCGGAACAGACGGACTTTATATAAGACTTTCAAAATCAGGAAATAACATTCTTAAATCTAGTTATTTTGGGAACTCAGGATATGAGGTTGTATTCAAAGGAAGAATAGTGAATGACATTTTGGTACTTCCGGGAAAATACTCTACAACAGACGTACCTGTAGGACAACCTGGAATTTGGAGAGTAAATTTGACAAATAATACAATCACAAAAAGTTATTTTAACTTTATTGGAGATCCTCAATTGTTGGCTTATCCTGATAAATATGGAAATGTTTTCTTCACAGGATTACATTCCAATGGTTTGGGTTTACCAGATATTTCTACTCCCGGAGCTTATATGGGAATGCCTGCTACATATATTTCCACTTTTATGATTAAATATAATCAGAGTGACAGTAAAGAATGGGGAACTTATTACACAGGAAATGGCGCAACACAACAAGGAGAAGTTATTACAGACAATGAGGATGCTATTTATTTAACGGGAATGTCTGGCGGAAATACTTCAGGAATAGCCACTCCGGGAACCTTTCAACAAATGCCTGGTGGCGGAAATGATATGTTTGTAGCTAAATTTAGAGATTGTACAGCAAGTGCTACTGTGACATCCAACTCACCAGTATGTATTAATTCAACATTACAGTTAAATGCAAGTGGTGGAACAACATATCAGTGGACAGGACCCAACGGTTTCACCTCAAATCTTCAAAACCCAACAATTCCTAATGCAACAGCAGCTCATTCAGGAACATATACTTGTCAGGTAACTGGTTCTGGAGCTTGTGACGGAAGCTTTACCGTAAATGTAACAGTAGGTGATAATATTGCGCCAATTCCCGACATAGCTACTTTAGTGGATATCACAGGAGATTGTCATACAACCATAACAAATATACCTACTGCAACAGATAACTGTGCGGGAGTAATTACAGCCTCTACTTCAGATCCACTGTCTTATTCGCTTCCCGGAAATTATATCATTCACTGGACTTATAATGACGGAAATGGAAATACCTTTACACAAAATCAAAATGTAATCATCTCCTCGCCTGCATTACCAACTTCCACTAACCTTCAGCAAGGTTTCTGCGCCACTAATCTTCCTAAAGTTTCAGACATTCAAATTACTGGCCAGAATATAACGTGGTACAATGCCGGAGGAAGTATTTTAGCACCTTCTACTCCATTGGTTACAGGAACTTATTATGCTTCACAAACCATCAACGGATGCGAAAGTGATAAAGTAGAATTTCAAATTACCGTAAACAGCACGCCAAGACCTTCAGCCAATTCTATGCAGGATTTTTGTGAATCGGCACATCCAAAGATTTCAAACTTGATTGTTACAGGTACAGATTTAAAATTCTATGATGCAGCGGGCAATCTTTTACCATTAAGTACCCTTTTAGCAAACGGACAAATGTATTACGTTACCCAAACATTGAATGGTTGTGAATCAGCTAAATTCTCCATTGCGGTAACGCTTTCACTCAATAATGTTCCGGCTAATAATTACAGTGAGACTTTCTGTAATAATTCTGTTGCCAATACAATGGTTATTAATTTAACTTCGTTTGAAAATAATATAATCGCGAATCCGGGAAATTACGTTTTCACTTATACTGATAATCTGGGAAATCCAATCGGAAATCCATCAAATTATGCTTTGAATATAGGTTTGAATATTATTAATGTGAAAGTCGCAACTCCTGACGGATGTTTTAAAATTGCACAACTGAATTTAACCGTAAATCCTAAACCTAATATTACACTTCCCGAAAAACTGGATTTCTGCGAAGGTAAAAATATCACATTAGACGCAGGAGCCGGATTTACATCTTATCTATGGAACACGGGAGCAACTGCACAAACCATCACTATTTCAACGCCAGGTACTTATACGGTGACGGTTAAAAACAGTTTTGGTTGTGAAAGTACAGCGACTGTTGTCGTGAGTTATTCTGTTTTAGCTCAGATTGTTTCGGTAAATATCAGCAATAATTCAGCAACTGTAATTTTATCTGCAACAGGAAGTTATGAATATTCTCTGGATAATCTTATCTGGCAGGATTCAAACATTTTCAGCAATCTTTCAATGGGAGAATATACGGTGTTTGTGAGAACGAAAGGAGGTTGTATTATCGGGCAGAAGCCGTTTTCAATCTTTAATATTCCGAATGCCATTACACCAAACGGAGATGGGATCAATGATTTATGGAAAATCAACGGATTAGAAAATTATCCGGGAACAGAAGTCAGTTTATACGACAGAACCGGAATCGCCATTTTTAAAGAAGTGATTAAAAATAAAAAGCCTTTTGAATGGGAAGCCAAACTTAGCGGAAGACCATTACCAACGGGAAGTTACTGGTACACGATAAAAGTTTCCGACGGCAGAATTTACTCCGGTTGGCTACTGATTAAAAATAGAGAATAA
- a CDS encoding CvfB family protein: MLLGKTQTLKISEKISSGWILTDESGEKAFLPKIFIQDEKEIDEEVDVFVYQDDNKLKATTEIPLAEVDEFAVMSCVQSLPSGAFMDWGIIKDLFIPYKQQKSKIVEGKRYLVHLYVDDELGLITGTTKFKRNPQYQDLPFQKGDKVDLIMMNESELGWNVVINKKYIGLIYASDVFKKLYPLSEEGGYIKEIREDGKIDVSLQPQGFENIDEFKKKILDKLEENYGLLYLSDKSTPEEIKEEIQMSKKNFKKAIGGLYKDKIIDISDDKIKLL, translated from the coding sequence ATGTTACTCGGAAAAACTCAAACTTTAAAAATTTCAGAAAAAATCAGTTCAGGATGGATTTTAACAGACGAATCCGGTGAAAAAGCTTTTTTGCCAAAAATCTTCATTCAGGATGAAAAAGAAATCGACGAAGAGGTGGATGTTTTTGTGTATCAGGATGATAATAAATTAAAAGCGACTACAGAAATTCCATTGGCTGAAGTTGATGAATTTGCCGTGATGAGCTGTGTTCAAAGCCTTCCCAGCGGTGCTTTTATGGATTGGGGAATTATAAAAGATTTATTTATTCCTTACAAGCAGCAAAAGTCTAAAATTGTTGAAGGTAAAAGATATCTGGTTCATTTGTATGTAGATGATGAATTGGGGTTAATTACCGGAACGACTAAATTCAAAAGAAATCCTCAATATCAGGATCTGCCTTTCCAAAAAGGAGATAAGGTAGATTTAATTATGATGAATGAAAGCGAATTGGGCTGGAACGTCGTAATCAATAAAAAATACATCGGCTTAATCTATGCTTCTGATGTTTTCAAAAAACTATATCCTTTGTCTGAGGAAGGCGGTTATATCAAAGAAATTCGTGAAGATGGAAAGATTGATGTTTCTCTGCAGCCACAAGGTTTTGAAAATATTGATGAGTTTAAAAAGAAAATTTTAGACAAGCTGGAAGAAAATTACGGTTTGCTTTATCTTTCAGACAAATCTACTCCTGAGGAAATTAAAGAGGAGATCCAAATGAGTAAGAAGAACTTCAAGAAGGCGATCGGAGGACTTTATAAGGATAAAATTATTGATATTTCAGACGATAAAATCAAATTATTATAA